The following coding sequences lie in one Anomalospiza imberbis isolate Cuckoo-Finch-1a 21T00152 chromosome 21, ASM3175350v1, whole genome shotgun sequence genomic window:
- the MORN5 gene encoding MORN repeat-containing protein 5 isoform X2, whose protein sequence is MELVGDRYLGGVMRGRMEGFGYYTLPTGTQYRGSLWDGMFHGKGELLRRRGGGYRALWDRGVPTQGKYTFADGLEYDEEKWLYCDGYDRRFYTEICSGFKPPGIAQLTNLDPPKIIPEGCYDCGDGFYNPKTRVVVDYKRKFLRNAALAAGFRILQSSPFTPGPL, encoded by the exons ATGGAGCTGGTGGGGGACCGGTACCTGGGGGGCGTCATGCGCGGCAG GATGGAAGGATTCGGCTACTACACGCTGCCGACGGGCACCCAGTACCGGGGCTCGCTGTGGGACGGGATGTTCCACGGGAAGGGCGAGCTGCTGCGCCGCAGAGGCGGCGGATACCGGGCGCTCTGGGACCGCGGGGTGCCCACGCAG GGGAAATACACTTTTGCAGATGGTCTCGAATACGACGAGGAAAAATGGCTTTACTGCGACGGCTACGACAGAAGATTCTATACAGAAATCTGTTCTGGTTTTAAACCGCCAG GCATTGCTCAGCTTACAAATCTGGATcctcccaaaataatcccagaAGGTTGTTATGACTGTGGTGATGGATTCTATAACCCCAAAACCAGAGTAGTTGTTGATTACAAACGCAAGTTTCTGAGAAATGCAG ccctggcagcaggctTCAGAATACTCCAGTCCTCACCTTTCACCCCGGGCCCATTATGA
- the LOC137486047 gene encoding carboxyl-terminal PDZ ligand of neuronal nitric oxide synthase protein-like isoform X1, with protein sequence MPVKNRYNLVDDGCDSRVPLHNEEAFQHGIHFQAKYIGSLDVPRPNSRVEIVAAMRRIRYEFKAKNIKKKKVSIIVSVDGVKVILRKKQKRKEWTWDESKMVVMHDPVYRIFYVSHDSQDLKIFSYIARDGANNSFRCNVFKSKKKSQAMRVVRTVGQAFEVCHKLSLQHALQNADGQADGASDKSAEEQPLEVHQIKGSKITDVDEVGIDTGGICVSERGPRELPGARGDLSMLKPGQASKEKNGQDAENCSLHLASSQQLLSPSSPCSSASITPLASQHCLQLLQQQLLQQQQQTQVAVAQVQLLKDQLAAETAARIEAQARVRQLLLTNRDLLQHVSLLVRQLTVLEAREEHRDEHPQPADHSLQNLSLAQSLSLNLKNHYSLDVHLPSTSSPASILGSPVGPGSLPSLGPRDSYLNLVSLDRGSHRCGSKEGDECLAVLEGQDGLSRRVEGSEVSDFALPNGSSRQKADDAARGDEDRRQPPIPKLNPPPPILRKRSSKTSPSLEVEVKPESTAHLSLPSASISSLTSITASSLTLLDLEARTPARSAASSMEPGPAGTCQHTLGKDRTGESGPMSPLASIHDPTAGETLAKELVALGSPTDSSLPFSPADDTCLHISFSEDELDTAVGPSRVPS encoded by the exons tACGAATTCAAAGCCAAGAACATTAAGAAGAAGAAGGTGAGCATCATCGTGTCCGTGGACGGGGTGAAGGTGATCCTGCGCAAGAAGCAGAAG AGAAAGGAGTGGACCTGGGACGAGAGTAAGATGGTGGTGATGCACGATCCCGTGTACAG AATTTTCTACGTCTCTCATGACTCGCAAGACCTGAAAATATTCAGTTACATCGCAAGGGATGGCGCAAACAACTCCTTCAGGTGCAACGTCTTCAAATCCAAGAAGAAG AGCCAGGCCATGCGCGTGGTGCGCACCGTGGGACAGGCCTTCGAGGTGTGCCACAAGCTGAGCCTGCAGCACGCCCTGCAGAACGCCGACGGGCAGGCCGACGGCGCCAGCGACAAATCGGCCGAGGAGCAGCCGCTGGAAG TTCACCAGATAAAGGGCTCCAAGATCACGGATGTGGACGAGGTTGGCATCGATACTGGTGGCATCTGTGTGTCCGAGAGGGGACCCAGAGAGCTGCCAGGTGCTAGGGGAGACCTCAGCATGCTGAAACCTGGGCAAGCCTCAAAGGAAAAGAACGGCCAG GATGCTGAAAACTGCTCCCTCCACCtggccagctcccagcagctgctcagcccgagcagcccctgctcctcGGCCTCCATCACCCCGCTGgcctcccagcactgcctccagctgctccagcagcagctcctccagcagcagcagcagacgCAGGTGGCTGTGGCCCAG gtgcagctgctgaaggaccAACTGGCGGCCGAGACAGCGGCGCGGATCGAGGCGCAGGCCCGGGTacggcagctcctgctgaccaACCGCGACCTGCTGCAGCACGTCTCACTGCTGGTGCGGCAGCTCACAGTGCTGGAGGCCCGGGAGGAGCACCGGGATGAACATCCGCAGCCGG CTGACCACTCCTTGCAAAACCTGTCCCTGGCCCAGTCCCTCTCCCTGAACCTGAAGAACCACTACAGCCTGGATGTCCACCTGCCGTCCACCTCCTCCCCCGCCAGCATCCTGGGCAGCCCAGTGGGCCCCGGCTCGCTGCCTTCCCTGGGCCCCAGGGACTCCTACCTCAACCTCGTCAGCCTGGACAGGGGCAGCCACCGCTGCGGCAGCAAGGAGGGGGACGAGTGTCTGGCGGTGCTGGAGGGGCAGGATGGGCTCAGCCGGCGCGTGGAGGGCTCCGAGGTCAGCGACTTCGCTCTGCCCAACGGGAGCAGCCGGCAGAAGGCGGACGACGCGGCCAGAGGGGACGAGGACAG GCGGCAGCCGCCCATTCCCAAGCTCAACCCGCCACCACCCATCCTACGCAAAAGGTCAAGCAAGACCTCCCCAAGCCTGGAAGTGGAGGTGAAGCCCGAGAGCACTGCCCACCTGAGCCTACCCAGTGCCAGCATCTCCAGCCTCACCAGCAtcactgccagctccctcaCCCTCTTGGACCTTGAGGCAAGGACTCCTGCAAGGAGCGCTGCCTCCAGCATGGAGCCTGGCCCTGCCGGGACCTGCCAGCACACTCTGGGcaaggacaggactggagagAGTGGGCCAATGTCCCCCTTGGCCAGCATCCATGACCCAACAGCCGGCGAGACCCTGGCCAAGGAGTTAGtggccctgggcagccccacgGACAGCTCGCTGCCCTTCTCCCCTGCAGACGACACCTGCTTGCACATCAGCTTCTCTGAAGATGAGCTGGACACTGCTGTGGGGCCCAGCAGAGTTCCCTCTTAG
- the NDUFA8 gene encoding NADH dehydrogenase [ubiquinone] 1 alpha subcomplex subunit 8, with product MPGVLRVPPLEELDVQEVAVSSAVLKAAAHHYGSQCDRPNKEFMLCRWEEKDPRKCLREGRQVNQCAIDFFRSIRTHCTEPFTAYWTCIDYTNQQELRRCRKQQAAFDSCVLDKLGWVRPDLGDLSKVTKVKTDRPLPENAYHSRPRPEPNPPSEGELKPSPLGSRLFFWSW from the exons ATGCCCGGGGTGCTGCGGGTGCCCCCGCTCGAGGAGCTCGATGTGCAGGAG GTGGCGGTGAGCTCGGCCGTGCTGAAGGCCGCGGCGCACCACTACGGCTCGCAGTGCGACCGGCCCAACAAGGAGTTCATGCTGTGCCGCTGGGAGGAGAAGGACCCGCGCAAGTGCCTGAGGGAGGGCCGGCAGGTGAACCAGTGCGCCATCGACTTCTTCAG gagcatccGGACGCACTGCACCGAGCCCTTCACCGCCTACTGGACGTGCATCGACTACACCAACCAGCAGGAGCTGCGCCGCTGCCGCAAGCAGCAGGCGGCCTTCGACTCCTGCGTGCTGGAcaagctgggctgggtgaggcCCGACCTGGGAGACCTCTCCAAG GTTACGAAGGTGAAGACAGACCGTCCTCTGCCTGAGAATGCCTACCACTCTAGACCCAGACCAGAGCCAAACCCACCCTCGGAAGGGGAGCTGAAGCCCTCTCCCCTTGGCAGCAGGCTCTTTTTCTGGTCCTGGTGA
- the LOC137486047 gene encoding carboxyl-terminal PDZ ligand of neuronal nitric oxide synthase protein-like isoform X2, which yields MPVKNRYNLVDDGCDSRVPLHNEEAFQHGIHFQAKYIGSLDVPRPNSRVEIVAAMRRIRYEFKAKNIKKKKVSIIVSVDGVKVILRKKQKRKEWTWDESKMVVMHDPVYRIFYVSHDSQDLKIFSYIARDGANNSFRCNVFKSKKKSQAMRVVRTVGQAFEVCHKLSLQHALQNADGQADGASDKSAEEQPLEVHQIKGSKITDVDEVGIDTGGICVSERGPRELPGARGDLSMLKPGQASKEKNGQVQLLKDQLAAETAARIEAQARVRQLLLTNRDLLQHVSLLVRQLTVLEAREEHRDEHPQPADHSLQNLSLAQSLSLNLKNHYSLDVHLPSTSSPASILGSPVGPGSLPSLGPRDSYLNLVSLDRGSHRCGSKEGDECLAVLEGQDGLSRRVEGSEVSDFALPNGSSRQKADDAARGDEDRRQPPIPKLNPPPPILRKRSSKTSPSLEVEVKPESTAHLSLPSASISSLTSITASSLTLLDLEARTPARSAASSMEPGPAGTCQHTLGKDRTGESGPMSPLASIHDPTAGETLAKELVALGSPTDSSLPFSPADDTCLHISFSEDELDTAVGPSRVPS from the exons tACGAATTCAAAGCCAAGAACATTAAGAAGAAGAAGGTGAGCATCATCGTGTCCGTGGACGGGGTGAAGGTGATCCTGCGCAAGAAGCAGAAG AGAAAGGAGTGGACCTGGGACGAGAGTAAGATGGTGGTGATGCACGATCCCGTGTACAG AATTTTCTACGTCTCTCATGACTCGCAAGACCTGAAAATATTCAGTTACATCGCAAGGGATGGCGCAAACAACTCCTTCAGGTGCAACGTCTTCAAATCCAAGAAGAAG AGCCAGGCCATGCGCGTGGTGCGCACCGTGGGACAGGCCTTCGAGGTGTGCCACAAGCTGAGCCTGCAGCACGCCCTGCAGAACGCCGACGGGCAGGCCGACGGCGCCAGCGACAAATCGGCCGAGGAGCAGCCGCTGGAAG TTCACCAGATAAAGGGCTCCAAGATCACGGATGTGGACGAGGTTGGCATCGATACTGGTGGCATCTGTGTGTCCGAGAGGGGACCCAGAGAGCTGCCAGGTGCTAGGGGAGACCTCAGCATGCTGAAACCTGGGCAAGCCTCAAAGGAAAAGAACGGCCAG gtgcagctgctgaaggaccAACTGGCGGCCGAGACAGCGGCGCGGATCGAGGCGCAGGCCCGGGTacggcagctcctgctgaccaACCGCGACCTGCTGCAGCACGTCTCACTGCTGGTGCGGCAGCTCACAGTGCTGGAGGCCCGGGAGGAGCACCGGGATGAACATCCGCAGCCGG CTGACCACTCCTTGCAAAACCTGTCCCTGGCCCAGTCCCTCTCCCTGAACCTGAAGAACCACTACAGCCTGGATGTCCACCTGCCGTCCACCTCCTCCCCCGCCAGCATCCTGGGCAGCCCAGTGGGCCCCGGCTCGCTGCCTTCCCTGGGCCCCAGGGACTCCTACCTCAACCTCGTCAGCCTGGACAGGGGCAGCCACCGCTGCGGCAGCAAGGAGGGGGACGAGTGTCTGGCGGTGCTGGAGGGGCAGGATGGGCTCAGCCGGCGCGTGGAGGGCTCCGAGGTCAGCGACTTCGCTCTGCCCAACGGGAGCAGCCGGCAGAAGGCGGACGACGCGGCCAGAGGGGACGAGGACAG GCGGCAGCCGCCCATTCCCAAGCTCAACCCGCCACCACCCATCCTACGCAAAAGGTCAAGCAAGACCTCCCCAAGCCTGGAAGTGGAGGTGAAGCCCGAGAGCACTGCCCACCTGAGCCTACCCAGTGCCAGCATCTCCAGCCTCACCAGCAtcactgccagctccctcaCCCTCTTGGACCTTGAGGCAAGGACTCCTGCAAGGAGCGCTGCCTCCAGCATGGAGCCTGGCCCTGCCGGGACCTGCCAGCACACTCTGGGcaaggacaggactggagagAGTGGGCCAATGTCCCCCTTGGCCAGCATCCATGACCCAACAGCCGGCGAGACCCTGGCCAAGGAGTTAGtggccctgggcagccccacgGACAGCTCGCTGCCCTTCTCCCCTGCAGACGACACCTGCTTGCACATCAGCTTCTCTGAAGATGAGCTGGACACTGCTGTGGGGCCCAGCAGAGTTCCCTCTTAG